GCGTTTGGCAAAGGACATGAGACACGCCATCCGTTCGTAGTTTCCAGCCTCTGAGGGTTCAAACTGATAACGAACCGGAGCTACGATCTCATCGGAAAAGCCCCAACGTCTCATTACCGAGGCGCCTACTAGGGCATGGTTCACTCCGAAAATCTTCATTTCTTCCGCTGCGATGGCTACATCTTCGGGCAATTGGTTTTGAAAGGCAACATGACCGCCACGATTCCGGACTTCCTTTTCGACAAATACCATGCCGATTCCGTGTAGCAGGCCGATTGTGTAAGCGACTCCTGGCTCTTCTCCGTATTTGCGGGCTAGACGTTCCATGGCGAGGGCACACGCTACCGAACGTCTCCAGAACTGCCCCGACGCGAGCGCGTAGGTCTCGAGCGGCTTGGCCATGATCTCCGAAAAAGCGAGCATGGTCATGATCTGGTAAACGTCATTGAAACCGAGCTGCATGATCGCGTCGTCAACCGAATCGATATGATAGCCGGGGTTAAAGTAAGCGCTGTTGGCCGTCTTCAAAATCATCGCGCTCAGTGCAGCATCCATGCGGATAGCGTCGCGAATCTCGTCAGGGTTGGTGTTGCAGTCGGATACCATCCCTTGGATGCGAGGTAAAATCTGCGGTGCCACAGACATCTCTTCAATGTCGCACACGAGCTCGTCTAAGTTGAGTGGGTAGTTGATCATGATAGGCCGAATGGGTTCGCAGCCAGTTCATCGGCCGAGCTCTTGTAAAGTTGAGCGGTTTGCCCCTTCTTTTGACGATCCGAGACTACACCCAATCAATCTTCCACAAGGATCCTTACGCTCCACACCGATCCGGACTAGGAGATATTACTCAATTTTTAACGAGGGCATACTAAACAATCCTACTCAAAAGCCGATTACTTGGGCTATGAATACAAGAATTGAGATCCGGTTGAGCGAAGATGAATGGTCCCTTTTGAACGCTGCAGCGGACAGCATTCATTCATCCCCTGAAGAGTT
This genomic interval from Pelagicoccus albus contains the following:
- a CDS encoding HDOD domain-containing protein — its product is MINYPLNLDELVCDIEEMSVAPQILPRIQGMVSDCNTNPDEIRDAIRMDAALSAMILKTANSAYFNPGYHIDSVDDAIMQLGFNDVYQIMTMLAFSEIMAKPLETYALASGQFWRRSVACALAMERLARKYGEEPGVAYTIGLLHGIGMVFVEKEVRNRGGHVAFQNQLPEDVAIAAEEMKIFGVNHALVGASVMRRWGFSDEIVAPVRYQFEPSEAGNYERMACLMSFAKRMIPTIINDELGGSLPGPDPLLIALLHLSKDEYEKVVVALRESFAKAQGLVGDVTPGSTRTKRVVESKLGYGARRIRL